Genomic segment of Sphingopyxis lindanitolerans:
GCGCCGAGTTCACGCGCCATGGCGCGCGTCATACCGACCACCGCCGCTTTGGAAGCCACATAATGTAAATAGTGCGGTCGGCCCATAGTCACCACCCCGGACGAGATGTTGATGATGCGCCCATGACGATTACCTCGCATTACCGGCGCGCACGCCTTGGACACCAGCATTACGCCATCGACGTTCACGCGCATGACCTGTCTCCACTCGTCAAACGGGATTTCCTCGAAGGGCCGCATTTTCAGCGTCGAGAAGATCGCCGCATTGTTGATGGCGATGTCAATGCGGCCAAAGGCCTCCAATGTCTCCGCTATGGCGGCGTCGACGGCTGCCGGATCGGCCACATCGGCCCGAATGGCGATAACGGTGCCGGCGCCACATGCCGCTTCGACCTCGGCCGCTACCGACCGTCCGCTGTCTTCGTTCAGTTCGACGATGGCGATTTTCGCACCGGCGCGCGCGAAGCCTTTGGCGAAAACCCGCCCGATTCCTTGTCCCGCGCCCGTGATGAGCGCGACGCGCCCCGCGAAGGTGTCTGTCTTGGTCATGTCGGTCATATCGTTTCCTCTTTCTTGCTGGTATTCGGGCGAGGCAACGGCGCATATGCGAGCACCGCGCCTGACGTCATCCGCCGCTTGCTCCTCGACCTTCGGTCACGTCCATCGCCGTCAGCCAACTCCACATCCGCTCAACGACGCCGCCGGCCAGGGTCTGGCGCGCGCGTATCTCGTCTTCATCGAGAAGCCCGTGTTGAGGGCCGAACCCCATCGAGCGCACGTCGCGCTCTACCCGCGCGGCGTCTTCGAGGAAGAAGGCAAAAGTCGCAGCTTCCTTCAGATCTTGCCCGACCGTAATCGCTCCATTTCCTCGCATGACGATCGCACGAGCCTCGCCAAGGGCAATTGCAAGATTTCTCGCTGAAGCGTCGTCGCGCAGGAGCCTGGGATCGTCCCAAAGCGGCGGCCGGGGAGCGAAATAGGCGCCTAGGCCGTGCCGCGCCGCCGGTGTGATCCCGAGCGTCGACAACGACATGGTGGCGGCGGGCATGATGCGACAAATGCCGCCGACATCGGACCGCGCGGCATAAATCGCCTGGTGCGCGCGCACTTCGCCAAGCACTTTTTGGGGAAGGGCGCCATCGACCGAGACAATAGTACCGGGTTCGTCCTTGATAAGCCCCATGGGCATTGCGGCACAGACAAGAAAGTGCCGCGCATCGATGCGCGCACTGCAATGGCCGAACGCGTGCACGAGCCCGGCGTGCGCCAGGCCGCGCGCCGCCATGCGCACCTGCATCTGAAGTCCGGGGTCAATCGTCGCCGGCATAAAACCCTCTCCCGAAGCAGAGTGATTCGGCCATCTTCATCGCGGAGGCCATGCTGGCGTGCTGGGCGATGCCCTGTCCCGCAATTTCCATGGCAGATCCGTGCGGTACGGTCAGATGAACATAATCGAGGCCGATATAGATGGTGCACGCGCCTTCGAAGGCAGCCGTCTTGAGCGCAATCTGGCCCTGGTCATGATACATTGAGACAACAACGTCGTATCGTCCCTCCATGGCAAGACGAAATATCGAATCGGGCGACACCGGCCCCTCGACGCGGCGCCCCGCCGCGCGCTCCCGTTCGACCGCCGGCGCGATCTCGCGCACTTCTTCAGTTCCCATCGCGTGCGGATTCAGGCCGGCGACGCCGATCCTGGGGGCATTGACGCCCCAACGCCTGAAAGTCTCGTCAACGAGACCGATCAGCGACGACACCGCCGCGGCAGAGACAGTGCCCGGGACCTCGGCGATGCTGATATGCTCGGTGATTGGAACGATCCGCAACGAGGGGCTGACTCGCAATAGATAGGTTCCAGCCGGCTGAAGATCGTCGATGGACGATATTTCGCCAGACGCCTTGAGTGATTGCGAGTCGACCGGGGCCATGATCCAGCCATCGATCTCTCCATTGCGAGCCAATTGCTCGGCCAAGCGGATCCATTCTATCACCGCCCGGCCCGAAGCGGCGCCCGACTGTCCGATATCCCATGCCCCCCTCGCCAGCGAGCCGTGGTCGAGAACGGCGATTTCGCCAACCGCATCGGACACCTCATCCGGCGTTTCCACCTGGTAGATGGGAGGGCTAATCCCGCTCGCCGCGGCCGCGAACCGGACAGCGTCGATGCTTCCGATCAATAGGTGCCGCGCCGCGTGGTTGCCGGCGGCGAGTGCCTTGACACAGACCTCTGGACCGATACCCGCCGGATCGCCAATGACGGTAGCGATGAGTGGCTGCTCACGGCGCGGCTTGCCCGCTCCTTCGCCTGCACCTCTCATAGCAGGAAGGTCACATTGCGCATGGGCGCATCATTGTTGATCAGATAGACCTTCTTGCCCAAGATTTTGAAGCCATCGGCCCCCTGTTTCAGGAGGTGGGTCGCGCGC
This window contains:
- a CDS encoding SDR family NAD(P)-dependent oxidoreductase, with the translated sequence MTDMTKTDTFAGRVALITGAGQGIGRVFAKGFARAGAKIAIVELNEDSGRSVAAEVEAACGAGTVIAIRADVADPAAVDAAIAETLEAFGRIDIAINNAAIFSTLKMRPFEEIPFDEWRQVMRVNVDGVMLVSKACAPVMRGNRHGRIINISSGVVTMGRPHYLHYVASKAAVVGMTRAMARELGADGITVNALLPGATFTEIERETVTPAQKTQILNMQCIKRHETADDLLAAALYLASDGAEFVTGQSIAVDGGTTFR
- a CDS encoding class II aldolase/adducin family protein is translated as MPATIDPGLQMQVRMAARGLAHAGLVHAFGHCSARIDARHFLVCAAMPMGLIKDEPGTIVSVDGALPQKVLGEVRAHQAIYAARSDVGGICRIMPAATMSLSTLGITPAARHGLGAYFAPRPPLWDDPRLLRDDASARNLAIALGEARAIVMRGNGAITVGQDLKEAATFAFFLEDAARVERDVRSMGFGPQHGLLDEDEIRARQTLAGGVVERMWSWLTAMDVTEGRGASGG
- a CDS encoding PdxA family dehydrogenase, translated to MRGAGEGAGKPRREQPLIATVIGDPAGIGPEVCVKALAAGNHAARHLLIGSIDAVRFAAAASGISPPIYQVETPDEVSDAVGEIAVLDHGSLARGAWDIGQSGAASGRAVIEWIRLAEQLARNGEIDGWIMAPVDSQSLKASGEISSIDDLQPAGTYLLRVSPSLRIVPITEHISIAEVPGTVSAAAVSSLIGLVDETFRRWGVNAPRIGVAGLNPHAMGTEEVREIAPAVERERAAGRRVEGPVSPDSIFRLAMEGRYDVVVSMYHDQGQIALKTAAFEGACTIYIGLDYVHLTVPHGSAMEIAGQGIAQHASMASAMKMAESLCFGRGFYAGDD